A single window of Mycolicibacterium aurum DNA harbors:
- a CDS encoding beta-phosphoglucomutase family hydrolase: MLGLPAGIRACLFDLDGVLTDTASVHRRAWKAMFDEYLQDAAGEGEQFVPFDSGADYEKFVDGKPREDGVRSFLQSRGISVDDAIVTELGDRKNEMFQQTLHEDGVEVFDGSRRYLAAAADAGLRRAVVSSSANTREVLELTGLDWYVEQRVDGVTLREENLPGKPAPDSFLRAAALLDVAPAEAAVFEDALSGVAAGRAGKFGVVVGVDRVGQSDALRDNGADIVVTDLEELLDR; this comes from the coding sequence ATGCTCGGACTACCCGCGGGGATACGCGCGTGCCTTTTCGACCTGGACGGCGTGCTGACGGATACGGCAAGCGTGCACCGGCGTGCGTGGAAGGCGATGTTCGACGAGTATCTGCAGGACGCCGCAGGCGAAGGGGAGCAGTTCGTCCCGTTCGACTCAGGGGCCGACTACGAGAAGTTCGTGGACGGCAAGCCCCGCGAAGACGGGGTCCGCTCGTTTCTGCAGAGCCGCGGAATCAGCGTCGACGACGCGATCGTGACCGAGCTGGGGGATCGGAAGAACGAGATGTTCCAGCAGACACTGCACGAGGACGGGGTCGAGGTGTTCGACGGCTCCCGCCGCTACCTGGCCGCGGCCGCGGATGCGGGACTGCGGCGCGCGGTGGTGTCCTCGAGCGCCAACACCAGGGAGGTGCTGGAACTGACCGGGCTGGACTGGTACGTCGAGCAGCGGGTCGACGGTGTGACGCTGCGTGAGGAGAACCTCCCGGGCAAGCCGGCGCCTGACTCGTTCCTGCGCGCCGCGGCGCTGCTCGACGTCGCGCCGGCCGAGGCGGCCGTATTCGAAGATGCCCTATCCGGGGTGGCCGCCGGCCGCGCCGGTAAGTTCGGCGTTGTGGTCGGTGTGGATCGCGTGGGCCAATCAGATGCCTTGCGGGACAACGGTGCCGATATCGTCGTGACCGACCTCGAGGAGCTGCTCGACCGATGA
- a CDS encoding LLM class F420-dependent oxidoreductase — protein MRIGVVFPQTELGGDPGAVRAYGERVEELGYAHVLAYDHVLGADPAVHEGWSGPYDVDTTFHEPLVMFGYLAAVTTTLELVTGVIILPQRQTALVAKQAAEVDLLSGGRLRFGIGLGWNAVEYEALGETFGNRGRRSEEQIAVLRQLWTQRSVSFDGRHHRLTGAGIAPLPVQRPIPLWIGAAAARGYERAGRLADGWFPMHPPGPALDEAKAIVDAAARDAGRDPSEVGMEGRVSWRGDLGRIADDIRGWSERGATHLSVNTMGAGLRTVDDHLAVLGAVADSVGLG, from the coding sequence ATGCGCATCGGTGTGGTCTTCCCCCAGACGGAACTCGGCGGCGACCCGGGCGCCGTCCGCGCCTACGGCGAGCGGGTCGAGGAGCTGGGGTATGCGCACGTGCTGGCCTACGACCACGTGCTCGGCGCCGACCCCGCGGTGCACGAAGGCTGGTCGGGTCCGTACGACGTCGACACCACGTTCCACGAACCGCTGGTGATGTTCGGCTACCTGGCCGCGGTGACGACGACGCTGGAGCTGGTGACCGGCGTGATCATCCTCCCGCAGCGGCAGACCGCTCTGGTTGCCAAGCAGGCCGCCGAGGTCGATCTGCTCAGCGGCGGACGCCTGCGGTTCGGCATCGGGCTGGGCTGGAACGCCGTGGAGTACGAGGCTCTTGGCGAGACGTTCGGCAACCGTGGCCGCCGGTCCGAGGAACAGATCGCGGTGCTGCGGCAGCTGTGGACGCAGCGGTCGGTGTCCTTCGACGGTCGCCACCACCGACTCACCGGGGCGGGCATCGCCCCGCTTCCGGTGCAGCGGCCCATCCCGCTGTGGATCGGCGCCGCGGCGGCCCGCGGCTATGAGCGGGCGGGGCGGCTGGCCGACGGCTGGTTCCCGATGCACCCGCCCGGACCCGCACTGGATGAGGCCAAGGCGATCGTGGACGCCGCGGCCCGCGACGCCGGCCGCGATCCGTCGGAGGTGGGCATGGAGGGCCGCGTGAGTTGGCGCGGCGATCTCGGCCGCATCGCCGACGACATCCGCGGCTGGTCCGAGCGCGGTGCGACCCACCTGTCGGTCAACACGATGGGCGCCGGCCTGCGCACCGTCGACGACCATCTTGCGGTGCTGGGGGCCGTCGCCGACAGCGTCGGTCTGGGTTAG